The following are encoded together in the Brassica napus cultivar Da-Ae chromosome A9, Da-Ae, whole genome shotgun sequence genome:
- the LOC106417695 gene encoding uncharacterized protein LOC106417695 yields MLQLRDQLHFFLRCSIGDGSTALFWYDCWTELGPLCLIFGSSGPRSLRIPRSATVSQAVRNGNWNIPPARSETAVTLQIVLSTMAVPLEDNGPDFYSWRNRSGGFSKSFSSRVTWERIRNPSPPVHWHSTVWFKEEIPRCSFITWTAFLGRLPTRDRLISWGLVVQPGCVLCANADESISHLFFQCPFAAATWSRFCGRYMASSPASLQEVSSLCQQLQQSPTPRAVPVLKLLNQVIIYYLWYERNARIFRGESSTQEAFFRVVDRRMRDRLLSLSLRSSTAPSPSLLELYFCFISPYS; encoded by the coding sequence ATGCTTCAGCTCAGAGATCAGTTACACTTCTTCCTTCGATGCAGCATTGGTGATGGTAGTACTGCCTTGTTTTGGTATGACTGTTGGACTGAGTTAGGTCCTTTATGCCTTATCTTTGGCTCTTCGGGGCCTCGGTCGTTAAGGATTCCCCGCTCTGCGACGGTGTCACAGGCAGTACGCAATGGGAACTGGAACATCCCTCCCGCACGCTCGGAAACAGCGGTGACTCTCCAAATTGTTCTATCAACCATGGCAGTCCCGTTAGAGGACAATGGTCCAGATTTTTATTCTTGGAGAAATCGCTCGGGTGGTTTCAGCAAATCGTTCTCCTCCCGAGTCACTTGGGAAAGGATCCGTAACCCATCGCCACCGGTCCATTGGCACTCGACCGTATGGTTTAAAGAGGAGATTCCACGATGCTCCTTCATCACCTGGACTGCCTTCCTTGGAAGGTTACCTACAAGAGACCGCTTAATATCCTGGGGATTGGTTGTCCAGCCAGGTTGTGTTCTTTGTGCTAATGCTGATGAATCTATCAGTCATTTATTCTTTCAATGTCCATTTGCGGCTGCTACTTGGTCTCGTTTCTGTGGCAGGTACATGGCGTCTTCGCCAGCATCGCTCCAGGAAGTCTCCAGTCTGTGCCAACAGCTCCAGCAATCCCCAACTCCGCGAGCTGTTCCCGTCTTGAAGCTCTTAAACCAAGTCATCATCTACTACCTTTGGTATGAGCGTAATGCCCGTATCTTCAGAGGAGAGTCTTCGACTCAAGAGGCCTTCTTTAGAGTGGTGGATCGTCGTATGAGGGATAGGCTTCTATCTCTGTCTCTTCGGTCTAGCACTGCTCCGTCGCCTTCTTTGCTTGAGTTGTATTTCTGCTTCATCTCCCCCTATAGTTAA